A region of the Betaproteobacteria bacterium genome:
TGCTCTGGTCAATGCTTCGTCCCGCGAAAACGACCGATAGAATTCCGCGCTGCACTAAGATCGGAATCGTCCCTGGAATCCTGAATGGGCACGGACGAACGGCGGAAATAGAGGAACGAGCGGCAGGGCGCGTCTCGACTGCGGCCGCGCCATACGGGTAACAGGCGGCGCGCGCGTAAGTTATGCCGCGCTTTGCTGCTGAGGGAAGCGCCTGGGTGCGCGCAGTCGGCGGCTTTCGGTGCTGGTCACCGATCCGACCTGGCGCCAAATCATCGGAATGGAGAGTGAGGCAACGTTCAGGCCAGCTCGCGCTCAGGCGTTCTGGCGGCGCGCGTTGCCGTCAGGTGCAACTGTCTGGACGCATACCGTTCAGAAATACGCCTGCCCGTGCTTGATCGGCGGCGCCCACTCGCAATTGCCGAACGGGCCGTCGCCGTGCTCGCGGATATAGGCGATGCGCTTGTGCCGCCGCGACAGTTTCTTCCCCATCATCGTCATCTGCAGCCAGTCGAGCACGTAGTCGTGGCAGTCCAGCCCGCCGAGGTTGGCGATGCTCCAGAGCGGGTGGTACTGGTTCTCGAACACCCACATCTCCTTTGGCACGCGCAGGTCCTCGAAGGCTTCGACGGCGTCTTCCAGCGGGCAGAGCGGATCGAACTCGCCGGTGACGAGCAGCGTGGGGCACGTAATCTTGTCCAGATGGCCGCGCACCGTCATGTTCTGCGCCACCTCCCGATCGAACTTCTGCTCGTCGTCGTAGCCCGCCATGTACATGAACATCTGCTTGAAGCGTGGGCTCGACTGCGTGAAGATGGTGTTGTTCGGATTGAAGCAGGCCACCGAGCTCACGACGCACGCGGCGCGGTGGTCGTAGCTCGAAAGGCGCAGCGACCAGTAGCTGCCCATGCTGATGCCGTAGATCGCGATCTTGCGCCGGTCGATCTCGGGGCGCTTCTGCAGATAGCTGATGACCGCGGCGCCGGCACGCTCGTAATTGTCTCCGACCGCGCGGATCTTCTGCATGTTCGAGCTGCCCTGGCCCGGGCCATCCATGGCGAGCACATGAAAACCGCGCTCGATGGCGATGTTGTGCGCGGCCTTGGGAAACACTTCCTTGGTCTGATCCATGCCAGGTACGTAGATGACGCAGGGCGCCTTGCGGCGGTCCGGCAGCAGGTGCAGGAGGCACGAGATGGTCTTGCCGTCGTCGAAGGGCACCTCGACGCGCTCGATCGGATAGCTCGCCACTTCGCTGCGGCGATCGACCATTTCGTTGAGCTTCTTCACCAGGTGACGTTTCACCGGGTGGTTGTCGAAATAGATCGGGTGCTGCGCCATGCGGTAGGCTTCGATGGCGTGGTCGTAGTGAGCAGTGGCCGAGGCATGCGCGCCCTTGACGTGTGCGCGGCGGGCCAGCGCTTCGTGGCGCTCCGCCGCTTCCCGCCACACCTTCGGCAGCATGCGATAGTTGCGCGCGCGCTTGCCCTGCGGAACTTCCAGGTCGTCGCGCTCGAAGTTCTGCACGCGCCCGCGCATGTTGAGCGCGAGA
Encoded here:
- a CDS encoding prolyl oligopeptidase family serine peptidase, with protein sequence MIRKLRTERDNQQWMLDLALNMRGRVQNFERDDLEVPQGKRARNYRMLPKVWREAAERHEALARRAHVKGAHASATAHYDHAIEAYRMAQHPIYFDNHPVKRHLVKKLNEMVDRRSEVASYPIERVEVPFDDGKTISCLLHLLPDRRKAPCVIYVPGMDQTKEVFPKAAHNIAIERGFHVLAMDGPGQGSSNMQKIRAVGDNYERAGAAVISYLQKRPEIDRRKIAIYGISMGSYWSLRLSSYDHRAACVVSSVACFNPNNTIFTQSSPRFKQMFMYMAGYDDEQKFDREVAQNMTVRGHLDKITCPTLLVTGEFDPLCPLEDAVEAFEDLRVPKEMWVFENQYHPLWSIANLGGLDCHDYVLDWLQMTMMGKKLSRRHKRIAYIREHGDGPFGNCEWAPPIKHGQAYF